ATTTCTGTTACATGGCTTTCTTATATGTCAGAACAAAACTAATTTGCTGAGCATATATCTAAAATTAATTTGCTACTATCTTCTTTTGATCTATCAAATTTTAtgagtaaaataaataaataaataaatgtgctttccaataagtccaagattatttaaatatgatttatattgaaagagttatgtttcAGTTAAACTTAATTTGTATGTGTGAATGTTGTTTAACATTgatctgaatgaaaatatttttttagacatcaaaacaaattaatatgttatcgcattttttgtttttaataatgTTATATCGTATTAAGATTTATAAacttttttaatttgaaaaaaacttagcattagaaaattaaaaatttctccTACTATCGAAAATCTAGTTTCGTTCTTAAACCgaaggttgactttttatctttttggattttgattttttaattattttatttggttcaatttggggagtattttcttatttatgaataatatcttacgTAAATggaataacaaatataaaaataaatgataTTTGACACAAATAAGTGTCTGTGAGAATAAGTGACACTTATACAGTGCCTATACTGGTTTCCTGCCAGATTTCCTCAAGTTTTGATGGGTATAAGTGACACTTACATAGGTGTTCAGGTTGAAACATATTGAAACGGGTCGATAATGGTTGAGTTGGATCGAAACATTGGATTTTTTAAAGTCGCAAGTCATCTCGTCTCAGTTTCTTGCGAAACTTTCAAGAAACCGAGATATACTGGTTTCGACTTTcgaccgagttcttgaaccatggcCATAAGAACGTGACCAATTAGCATTCTTTATCCCTAAAGTTATACCCAGCAAAACATACTTGCACACTTTATCTTGGCCCTTAGTGATATAAGCAACAATATATGGAAGAAAAGATTCCAAATAACATAAAAGGgaatttcttattattattatttgttggTAGGAGaaggaattttcttattgacacatGGTGTCAACTAATTtataactttacttttttgtctttttaatatattatataataatatactTATATTttcttatcatttcacatgtgtacttaAAAGATGGacaaaataacaagaaatatAGATaatgatattttcaaaaagatatTGCCCATGAaatgtttgatgaaatgcctcaGAATTCTAAAATCAAGAAGTATATCCAAAGAATATTTTCATTCTTATTTAAGAAAGAATTCTGGATTGTGAGAATGAGAATGTGCATTCTCATAATGGGAATGCATACGGCATACCAAATATAGCCTAGGCATCGTTTAGACAATCCGgcccataaaaaaaatacaaaggcTGTTTCCCTCCATATAAAAAGTATTTCCTCtgactttttagttttttaggTGCCATTAACTGTTAGAAACTCTAATATTTAATACTCTGTAGCTAATGACTGATGACAATAGTGATATAAAAGGAGGGAGAACACATAAAACAATAGAGAAATTAGAGATTAAAAGCTGATAGATAAgttattaaatttcaaatttagCTATAAAGGACACATTAGAGAATGCAGATCGATAGCTAGATAAGTGGTTTTTAGGACAGAGAGATGCTTAAGGAATAGGGATAGATGACCACCGTCCATGGACCCTTTCAACAGTCTAGTCCACACTGGAGCCTTAAGAGCCATTTAATTAACAGATTTTATAATAAATTGGAAGAGACCGAAAGGGATTTTTTCAAAATGGGGTCACCATCAGGCCTCACCTGCAAGGATAAATGGATAATTTGTAAGACCAACTAAAATAACTAAAGTCTAAACCCCCTATATATGCCTCTCATTTCCCATTTGTAGGGAAGGGGACCAGGCAATGGATCAGGTAATTGGATGAGTTAGGCTGGGCATCCCGGCCAGGTCATGTCAGATGTTGAAACTGAAGTTGACACAATTTAAAACCAACTTCATATGGGGTCTAAACTGATATTTTgtattgagctcctctccagggagtccCCAAGGGTCCATCATTAGACTGTACTACACACATTTCGATGGCTGATTGGGCATGCGTTGGGACATGTGCGTCATAGCCCAGCCCTTGAATGCCCCCGGgcgctccttggagaggagctcaatcctaaTCCATATTAAGCACAATCAATTAAGGATTTTAAACcacttccatttttttattattgataaAGCCTGATTTCAGTATAATTCGGGAAATAGTGTTCACTTTTTCCCAACACATTTGGGAGATATTTTTATTGagggcagttttgtacttttgatCTGCAATGTTAGAGTCCATTTCCAAAGGTTGCAAAAAAGTCATCATAGAATCAGACAAGGATGTGGTTTCCTAATTCATCTTTGATTATTAGTTCAATTTTCGaagatattttatatttttctttatgttttgtttCATGTAATTTTAAGTTTATTTCTAAGGAGATTAACAGTTTGACTGACTGCATAATAGGAAGTATTATGTTGGTAACATGTAAGACAATTTGGCTCAATTCTGAACCACGATTACACAAGATGTGTGTCAATCCTGCCATGAGTTTCACATATTGATCATGAATAAATTCTTCTTCtatcaacaaaaacaaaaaaaaaaaaaaaaaacactatatATAAGTGTGATTTTGCAAGGAAGCAAATGTGAAGGTTTATAATTTCTTTGTCAAAATAGTAGAGCTCTGATGTAATTCATCTTGGGTGGACCACATATATCATTATGTCTTGTGTGTGGTTTCgtctcatttttcttttgcaatCGTTTTCTATTACATTGATAATTCCCATCACATTCAGGAGTTGAGATATACCTACCCTCTTTGTGAGCCTCTGATTTTCCTCCGGCAAACACTCTGAAAAATCTACAAAAATATTCTACTCATTTTTCTTTTACCCTATGTACTCTAAAAAGTCCTATAATATTTGGTTTCCCATAAATCTTCTTATGGGTTTCCTCATAATTGGATCACAAACATTTGAAAATTCGAATCACTTTTTAGGCATTTTTTCACGTCTATTTTGAATTGAAACTTGACTAAGGAGATGGGTATGGATCCATCTCTCCATCTAATTGTCATGTGACAAGGGATATTAACCACTTGGCAACAATGttaacaatatttttttatatgtaacTTTTGGGAGAGGATTGGGCATGCCACCACCTTTCGATATGTTAACAGCATACATCAAACACAAGTTGATTGAACACATGAGGGTAATGGGGTCTTTttgaaaaaacagagaaaaaaagatGAGACATGTTGAGGTAATATTTAGGGAATTATATACCTTCATCAAATATCCCTTTTATAGTTTTGTCACTTTAGCTAACAAACAAATGGTGTTTTCAAAATAGCGAACATATTGGCCGGTGATCGAGTGACATATATAGGCTAACAAAAAGGCCACCCAGGCCAATCATATTCTTTCATTCTCTCCATTTACATAGACAGCAACTCAACCTTCATCTCCATATATGCCTACCCTACCCCAATATCAATCTTTCCATAAATGCCACTGGGAAACCCAACAAAACGTTTCCATGTCCAGCAAATATTCTTAACCCAAACAAAAGAACTTTAAAGATGATGTGGCTATTTTAAACACATGGAGATCTGGACGGCGGTCTCAAAAATCTGCTGactctcatatatatatatatatatatatatttgtttatgTAAATTAAAATTTCCACTGTTGAGATTTCCGTGGGCCAAACACCATTGAAAAAGTGCTTCATCTACTCCCCGCGTTAAAAGCTCTGAATCACTAAAAAGAGTTCCCCCAATCCAAGCATGCTatcaattaaaatagaaaaaaaaaaaaaaaaaaagttgaaaaattaAACTATTTAATAAGTGAATTAAAGTCAGTTAACTAAAAATTCTAGCATTTTAAAGTCAACCCATGAACAGAAATAagactctttttctctctctctctctctctcttcaataaTAACCAAATCGTAGTACTGTAGTAAACGCCAAACACTCCCAAACCGACCaccaaagaaaactaaaaatctCAGTCAAACCCTCGCCAAACATGCCTTTCGCCTTTCAATtaattcttctttgttttcattCATTGTTTCTCTACtgcccctatatatatatattacccaCGAATCCCTCTTTCCTCCTTGTGccactctctgtctctcttttgctctccctcctcttatatttctctcctctcttgctAGCCATGGCTTCAGCTTCTTTCATAGCAAAtttaaacccaaacccaaacccacttACAGTTTTTTCTGATATTCAAGTTTATAATAACCCTAGTAGacactcttcttctcttgggaAAGTTAAATTACCAAATTGGAGTTCAACCTTGTCAGCAAACAGACAATCCATTACTGCCTTCTCAGTTGCACCAAGGCTTGCTGCACCTGTACCTGTTGTTATATCAGAAACCAGTTCTTCTTTAGCTCATGTTTGGAAAGAGATTCAAGGTTCCAACAATTGGGAAAATCTAATTGAACCCTTGAATCCTCTCCTACGTGATGAGATTATTAAGTATGGTGAGCTTGTTACAGCATGTTACAAAGCTTTTGATTTCGATCCAAACTCGAAACGCCACTTGAATTGTAAGTATGGGAAGAAGAGTATATTAAAAGAAGTTGGTCTTGAAGAATCTGGTTATGAAGTAACCAAATACATCTATGCAACACCTGACATCAATGTTCCAATCCAAAATGTTGAGTGTTGTGCTCGTTGGATTGGTTATGTTGCTGTTTCAAATGATGATGCTGTAAGAAGGCTTGGAAGAAGAGATATTCTTGTTACATTTCGTGGAACTGTGACAAATCCAGAGTGGATTGCCAATTTTATGAGTTCTTTGACACCGGCGAGATTAGACCCTATTAACCCTAGGCCTGAAGTGAAGGTGGAGTCTGGATTTCTAAGCTTATATACATCAGAAGACAGCAATCGtcgatttgggtttgggagttgTCGAGAACAGCTTCTTTCCGAAGTTTCTCGTCTTGTTAACAAGTATAAGGATGAAGAGGTGAGTATAACATTTGCTGGACATAGTATGGGAAGTGCCCTAGCTCTTCTTCTAGCATATGATATCGCCGAGCTCGGTTTGAATACCGATGATTCAAATCGAAAAATACCTCTCACAGTATACTCATTTGCTGGTCCTAGAGTAGGGAATCCTGGTTTCAAGGAGAGATGTGAGGAGTTGGGTGTTAAGGTTCTAAGAGTAGTGAATATCAATGACCCAATTACAAAGCTACCTGGGGTTCTCTTCAATgagaattttagggtttggggagagAGATATGAACTCCCATGGAGCTGTTCATGTTATGCTCATGTGGGAGTTGAGTTAGCTCTTGATTTCTTTAAGATGCAAAACCCTTCATGTGTTCATGACTTGGAAACCTATATCAACTTATTGAAATGTCCTAAGAGGGTTCAAGctcaaagagatggagaagatcttatgAACAAAGCAAAGGAGTGGTTTTTGAGTGCACAGAAGTTGGACACTTGGTCATGGCAAAATGCTGCAAAGAGCATCATGGCTAACTTCAATGTCTAAGACATAGAAGATAGATATAGATAAATTTTGTATTAgggaaaaaaccctaacccttgTATATCTTTTTTGTGGGCAGAGGGGCTTATATCTGTTATATCATTTTGTATATTAGAGATGGTTTTTAAATCTATGAAGAACTACAAGTATGTCAAACTCTCTCTTGTGATATCAAATTATTCATACAAAGACATGTCCTTGTTTTGCTATTTGTCTTGCTAAATCTAAGCACTTGATTGAGAATAGAAGGTTTTCAATTGTTCATTTAAGTTTTGGATCTCTACccatcaaaaagaaagaaaaaaaaaaaaggatctttCTTGCTGAACTAAGGGTGTTCTTCATATGAATACGTACATGCGATAATCATGAAGTAGTGTCTGAGAACTTAATTTCCACTGGTCCATCCTCCTAAATCATGTTGAAAGATCATGATTTGGGATACTTTGAACATTGATTAATTGATGGTTCCTAACCCATAGAAATGTAGTTCATCTTTGTGCCTTTCATATAACTTTGGAGTATTAATTATTTCTAGAACAATATATAAAGGTAAGTAATTTCTTGCCTGAAGGGTTTAAAGAGGTTAATGAAACAATTTATAAACTCAATGAAACTCATGAAGTGTTTCTCTTAGTATAGGGTTCTTGATCAGCTTCTTAATTgcaaatttaaataaaaatattgacTTCAATATTTTATCATCCTTGATTGATGCTTCAACTTTCACACAGTTCATTCAAATGTTGGCCTATTAGGGATAATTACATAATTGACTACAATCAGTAGGATTTccccttcaatataaattagggttacaaaaaagaataaagtgGTTGGATTTCTATCGATCGATGTGTATTTTTCTACTACTACTCAGTAAATTTTGATTTAACCTATGGTAGTAGAGAAATCAATCTAAGCTATCTTTCACCTTTTCTTAAACCTTATTTTTCCAATCACCTACATTATCATTACATGCTGTAGTATTTCACTTCATTCTGCACCACATATGGTAAAATACTTTTTTTAGCCTACCAAGTCAACCATGTAGCAGTAAATCTTTTAGACTTATTGTGATTGAAGCAACTTAGTCTACAGGTGCCCAATAAGTCTTTCACCAAAATCATGTATACTTCTAAAAGACATAATTAACTTTGGTGCTATAAATTCCAACTTCATTTCTTAAGGACATATATGGCTGGAATGGCTTCAATGTTGCAAAATTTATAAATCAATTGCCTTAGTCAATTCCAAGATATTGCCaacaagttttgattttttttctaaaaaaattgatatCATTCCCCTAatgaatttagaaaaaaaatacttttaAATGTATTTAATACATTCTctttttacaaaagaaaataagaaaaagaaaagtatatcTTAGAAAGATAAGCTTAAAACCATTAAAAAGGGCTTATTCACTTGTTCTCATAAAccaccatttctttcaagtttaTCAACACATCAAACACATACATGGTCCTTTGTTGAGGTATGAATGTTGGATAGGGTAATATAACATTTGGagtataaattgaggaatttttatttgaaatgtgTGCTTCTAATGTTCAAAACACTTGTAACATCCAAAATTAATCCATATATATTCCATAACCCATTGTAAGTTCCAAGACATGTCATCTAATATCATCCAAAATATATCATCCAATATCAATTCCCATTTTATACCCTATAATGCCTAAAGTTGAGCAATGTGACTTGGCTATGGTGCTGTTCATTGTAGTCAACACAGCCAACACACTCATGGAGTGATGCATGTTTAGTTGGACTTGGGATTCATTGCTTTAGAAACCCTTTTCAGTAGATGTATCAGTTTGTAGCTCAATTTCGGGATCcatgcattgaccttgagttgaaggtgatatcatgagaaATGTAGCCCTTCTAATTCTCTTTACGTTGATGAAAAAATCAGGTCCATCCAagttcgagagagagagagagagatgatcaaTTAAGTAAATCATTgttcaacaagtccaagatcttaaaaaatatcaaaaaatgggaacgtgttttaaatgcgtttaaaacGAGAATGCTTGTTGTTTGCCCTTTTTTCCCTTCCAACATACGAACGTATGAtgaaacgtgtttaaaacggtaaaaaatgagAACACATTTAAAACGTGTTTTTGCTAACAGTGTTGTAATCAAAGATTtccaaattaaataattaattacgCAGTAGTCCCCCATAGTACAATATCACATTATAGACTATAGAACATGTGAAATTACTGTCATAACCCCAATCTATAATAAATTCCATTTCAGAGACACTGTAATACTGATTGGATGAGTAAAAATCTTTTTACAATTATTtgtgaaaataaatattactaaataatgttaattttgataattttacaaAAAAGTTACCAAATTCCCATCAGATCCAAATTTTCTTCCAATCAATTAcaaacattctctctcttcGATATTCTCCCAATTATGGCAATGGATTTCGTATCTCTTTCGAATATGGTCAAACACTATATATAAATCCAATGCACTGATATATAATCAATGAGAGATCAACCATTGGTGTGCCAAAACTCGCAATGCGTAACCACATTGATAAGAACCTTCAGGTCAAAGGACCAACCATACACTACTGACAAGGATTCGTTTCTAAAACAATTGACTGTAACACACATGCGAAATTTTCATATGATCCAGTTTGATGTACAAACCGAATGTATACCTGTACTTGTATCCCGAAATCTCCATTCCTAGGTACATATAGTGTGACAACCATATGAACAGGGTTTCTCTCGTCTCGTCCCTAATTATgaataattttaaattaaaatttaaagacTACCAAGACCCATTATTAAACTATAcaaattaatatatttaatcCGTACAAATATGAATTTGATGGATATATTTCCAACAATTCATTTATAGGATGAAGGGAATATTAGAATATAAAGTATGAGAGCACAAAATTTACATAGGTTCAACAAGGACAAAATGTCTTATATGGTAGGAGAAATGTCAAGCATAGACGTTTTCTTTGAAAATTAAGGACTTAAAAGTCCCTCTctcattttattaaaaaaaccaaggtcaaagaatcaaaagaagagGGGGAAGTAACATGTTAAACCAAATAATCTAATATATTTGATGACCTAGTTGGACATAATAGTATCCTCTCTAGACCTTAAATGAGCAGCAATTTTGGGCTTCTAGTGTTGACTTGAACAAAATTGTCAAAACCTTAAATAATATTGTTGCAAGATTTTCTTATGtcagattattattattttattaccTTAATTACTTCTCCAGTGTAGTTCACTATTTGTGTCCTAAATTTAATTTAATCCCAAAACGTGTGGAAAACTCTCTTTTTTATCACTCCCTATTCCAAATGTCTAAAACTTTTTAAGTAGTGGATTATTCCTACCATTATCTTTAATCATGCATGTTtggtaaaattaaaaaaaaattaacatgaggAAGCCATGGTTACTAATGTTTTAACCAATACGGTCATAAACCACAAAATTTAATTAAGAACAAAAGGGTTTAgttgttttaacttttaattaAGTAAAGATTAAGACGAATGTTTCGGATTCGCGGAGATAAGTAAGACAAAGGCGTGATGAGTAACCCAACCCCACCGACCACATAAGAAAGACCTGAATGAAACACGTGAGAAAGTGATGACGTTGACCATAAACACACGGTGACACGGTACGTGGGGGACCTGGGGTGAGGTGGGGGTGGCTCTCTCAACACCTAACGCGTCCTAGACTCCTAGTGAAGGTGTGCATGATTAGATCTTTTCATCTTTTCCATGTCTTTGGGAGATGTCATATGTTGCTCACTAATGTCATCACTTACGTAAGCCGTTTCATATGCATGATGCAACTTacaaattctttttttattatttttatttttttaatggaaaaaaaaaatatcattaattaaataaaaacaaatatacATCATTGTCACTAGCAACCATACCTCTAATTGTTGGAGTTCTTGGGTCTTGGAGTCCTTGGGTCAAAGTACAGATAAGGACTCCTGCAAGTGAAAGATAACTTGTTCTGTCAGATAAGCTTTGTTCAGAACAAACCATAACTTAATGTGAAAACCAGGTTGAATAAATACAAAATGGGAACTGTTGGATCGGCTGGTGGGAGGATTTTTAATGATTTTCAAGGAGGGTAGGAAGTACAAAGGACTGGGTGGTCATAGAAAACATTGGATTGACAACTCTTTGTTGCCGATTCAGTTCGACTTAAGAGTAATTatgacttctccatcttcttaATTAAGAAGATCAAAAGACCATATATATACTTAGTGGTGGATGCAACTGCTCATCCCTAAGTGTGGATTCATAACTCTGATTAGGGACAGATTGGACCGCGAGAGTCTACACAGCTAGGAATTGCCCCATTGTACTTTAGACAACATAAACAACAGTGCATTATATAAATTACATCTTCCAACTTCATGTTTCAATTCCATGAACAACAACAAGAATCCAGATCTCCACCTATAATTGTAGATTTTGATTTCTATGAGAAGCAGGAATTAGTTGCCTTCATGTAAATATTTGAGCGAACTCGAATAAATTCCTTCACTACAACTTCaatttggaggtttgattttcaattttggaggtttgattttagggttcatcatccccaaatggtttatggtttgattttcagtttcaaatcctaaaccatttggggaagatgagggcaatttgatcattttattctttaattttggtgggtttttattagaagggcattttagtcattagattccttaaaactaacgtttaacgtcccaaattaacagactggaccaaagtgctacaatgttttgaaatttaGGGGGTATTTGcaattaaaaaatttataggGGGTATTTAAACAAATGGGCATTTCAAGGGGGGCATttgttaaaaccctaaaataaaaggTGATAGCCGAGACTGACATAATAGTCTTAACAtctgaaaatgataaaaagttaGACCTGGTTAAGGCATCAAAGTACTATAAAGGTGAGGAAACTTGTACAAGCTCAATACATAATCCTAATGTTCTTGCAAcctgttgcgtcaggaaatctcCAGTAGGTCCTTTGGATgccgcaacctgcaaaaggacgtcagggacaagggagaaccagtgtagttccggcctaggactctccgatgcctaagttagatctctctcagcaacagatgaattactggaattcaagatgaataatgggttggaatacctgagtatttatagttgagtatggcggtgtggagagtcccagttggtgaTAAGTACTCTTCGTGACCGAGTCTATCACGTAGTAGATCGCCACTTGATGGGACGTAGAGTCCTGATAGGGAAGAGGTTCCCCATTAGATAGAGGTTCCCTTTTGGATCATGATCCTTGGTGTTTAGAATCTGGATTATATCACGGCTCTTTGAGGATAAAGTTCCATTCTGGTGGTGAAGTCGTAGTCGGATCTTGTTGGCTTGGCATGGAAGTCTTAATCTCCGGATGACCTCTTGGGCCTATTTGGATGAGCATTGAAGTGGTCGGGCCTTGATCCTCCTCATCCTTGTGCTAGGACATGGGGCGGCTCATGATTGGCCCAAGTGTATTTTTGGATTTATCAcatgccccccactctcttggaacggagtgttcaagagagtagCATCTTAATCTAGTGAGGGGTTCGTTGCGAATAAGCCTTCTTGGGGGGAGCTTCATGGCAAACATTTTGTGACTATTGGATGAATCTTGATGCCTAAGGTAGGTGACTTGCTTTTCTTCTTAGTGACTGGAAGAGGTGAGGGGTTCAAATCCTCCCCCCTACACTTTTAttacttttgtttctttttccatttcctCCTTATTCTTTCCTCCATTCTGCACTTGGCCTcactttttcactttttcttcactctctcttctccttgctTTTCACCTTTtccttactctctctcttccttggagCTAAGTCAATCTTTTTGCCCTCCAAGtgtttgtctttttctttcttccatttggTCTTTCCCTCTTGGTCTCGCCCAGTTCACCCACACTTTTGTTCCTCGTAGGGTAGGGGTCTCGCCCGTCGCTCTCTCGCCCGTGCTCTCGCCTGTGTGCTCGCGTCCACCCAGCTCTCGCCCACGTGCTTGAGCCCGCATGCTCACGTTCGCACGCTCTCGCTTGGCTCTTGTCTGTGCCCACGCATTCTCGCCCGTGTGCTCATGCCCGCACGCTCTCGTCCGTCGCTCTCGCCCACGTGCTCACGCCCATCGCTCTCGCCCTTGTGCTCACACCTGCATGCTCTCGCCCTGCTCTCGTCTGTGCCCGTGTGTTCTCGCTCCCGCGGGCTCTCGCCCGTCAGGTATGGCCATAGCCCCaaacaaaaatttattttttttgggtactaaTGGGACCTTGTCTTTTTCATAGACGTAACTAGACCTTGATCTTCTTTGCGGACCTCGACCTTCCTGGTATGCTTCTATTGCTTTGTCACTATCAATCTTTG
The sequence above is a segment of the Telopea speciosissima isolate NSW1024214 ecotype Mountain lineage chromosome 7, Tspe_v1, whole genome shotgun sequence genome. Coding sequences within it:
- the LOC122668460 gene encoding phospholipase A1-Ialpha2, chloroplastic-like, which produces MASASFIANLNPNPNPLTVFSDIQVYNNPSRHSSSLGKVKLPNWSSTLSANRQSITAFSVAPRLAAPVPVVISETSSSLAHVWKEIQGSNNWENLIEPLNPLLRDEIIKYGELVTACYKAFDFDPNSKRHLNCKYGKKSILKEVGLEESGYEVTKYIYATPDINVPIQNVECCARWIGYVAVSNDDAVRRLGRRDILVTFRGTVTNPEWIANFMSSLTPARLDPINPRPEVKVESGFLSLYTSEDSNRRFGFGSCREQLLSEVSRLVNKYKDEEVSITFAGHSMGSALALLLAYDIAELGLNTDDSNRKIPLTVYSFAGPRVGNPGFKERCEELGVKVLRVVNINDPITKLPGVLFNENFRVWGERYELPWSCSCYAHVGVELALDFFKMQNPSCVHDLETYINLLKCPKRVQAQRDGEDLMNKAKEWFLSAQKLDTWSWQNAAKSIMANFNV